A window of the Hordeum vulgare subsp. vulgare chromosome 5H, MorexV3_pseudomolecules_assembly, whole genome shotgun sequence genome harbors these coding sequences:
- the LOC123399118 gene encoding SKP1-like protein 1 isoform X2: MAAEEGEKKMILLKSSDGEQFKVEEAVAMESETISLLIEDDCADSAIPLPNVDSKILFKIIEYCKKHVQATAVPAEDLKRFDAEFVKVDQNTLFDLILAANYLNIKGLLDLTCQTVADMIKGKTPEEIRKTFNIVNDFTPEEEAEIRKENQWAFD; the protein is encoded by the exons ATGGCGGCAGAGGAAGGTGAGAAGAAGATGATCCTGCTCAAGAGCTCGGACGGTGAGCAATTTAAGGTTGAGGAGGCGGTCGCCATGGAGTCGGAGACCATCAGCCTCCTGATCGAGGACGACTGCGCAGACAGCGCCATCCCGCTCCCCAACGTCGACTCCAAGATCCTCTTCAAGATCATCGAGTACTGCAAGAAGCACGTCCAGGCCA CTGCCGTCCCCGCCGAGGACCTCAAGAGGTTTGACGCCGAGTTCGTCAAGGTCGACCAGAACACCCTCTTCGACCTCATCCTGGCTGCAAACTACCTCAACATCAAGGGATTGCTCGACCTTACTTGTCAGACTGTTGCCGACATGATCAAGGGCAAGACTCCAGAGGAGATCCGCAAGACTTTCAACATCGTCAATGACTTCACAcctgaggaggaggcggagatcCGCAAGGAGAACCAGTGGGCTTTTGATTAg
- the LOC123399118 gene encoding SKP1-like protein 1 isoform X1, giving the protein MAAEEGEKKMILLKSSDGEQFKVEEAVAMESETISLLIEDDCADSAIPLPNVDSKILFKIIEYCKKHVQASPKPTDSGTAADANSSASTAAAVPAEDLKRFDAEFVKVDQNTLFDLILAANYLNIKGLLDLTCQTVADMIKGKTPEEIRKTFNIVNDFTPEEEAEIRKENQWAFD; this is encoded by the coding sequence ATGGCGGCAGAGGAAGGTGAGAAGAAGATGATCCTGCTCAAGAGCTCGGACGGTGAGCAATTTAAGGTTGAGGAGGCGGTCGCCATGGAGTCGGAGACCATCAGCCTCCTGATCGAGGACGACTGCGCAGACAGCGCCATCCCGCTCCCCAACGTCGACTCCAAGATCCTCTTCAAGATCATCGAGTACTGCAAGAAGCACGTCCAGGCCAGCCCGAAACCGACCGACTCCGGCACCGCAGCCGACGCCAACTCCTCCGCCTCTACTGCAGCTGCCGTCCCCGCCGAGGACCTCAAGAGGTTTGACGCCGAGTTCGTCAAGGTCGACCAGAACACCCTCTTCGACCTCATCCTGGCTGCAAACTACCTCAACATCAAGGGATTGCTCGACCTTACTTGTCAGACTGTTGCCGACATGATCAAGGGCAAGACTCCAGAGGAGATCCGCAAGACTTTCAACATCGTCAATGACTTCACAcctgaggaggaggcggagatcCGCAAGGAGAACCAGTGGGCTTTTGATTAg